A single window of Anopheles moucheti chromosome 2, idAnoMoucSN_F20_07, whole genome shotgun sequence DNA harbors:
- the LOC128309426 gene encoding uncharacterized protein LOC128309426 isoform X1: MGPPHTQSGGDEDANDLLARAACCTVSLTILDQYQHFFSLSPFLAVIGFAAISTVMMRPSTLDIKTAYHDGCYTFMRDTFRCWKARMESPESSYLTELFADLQQSLSREQVRDILFTMRNVTRAPAMTTCPNNLKAATTTLSPASQPQPHQQQQNHAPSVPQALKQERPQLGEQLTFGEFTAIASCTKCFGRQSSFQSMRVRNGEELDSVLANPGTATDTEPSAGPEVFLGGSCNPTTWRADVAIPALDRLGISFYNPQVSHWTPDLIELEHRAKEKAKVLFFVLDSQTRSTAGAIEVAHIAGQNSKYLLLVLLPYSSRQKILNETLSEDEYMDLMSNQLILRQLVLRRGLPVLDSIPTALEQIKEVLLGNCCPQPPVNLASRLISLRRTFERVAVDITEAARINLKQCQQALCSLGYPENVSTMGNIQNILLCYEEVTGLDVQTELIRRGDAENVLISFEEFCIIDACVSILMLDFYEHNCTSPIKGTNLQQPPVYLTDLQAWNHTNPELSPFENGSAKSPRTFVLPRNGEETVATPNGTTDPSVAGPPSSRSSSGSEICRTLSVDADPGEGPKLSPLFTGALPAAIDEPRAFTFDGDPFDDDEPLLGRIEARDVYLGGSCWMKTSWRQRWAFPMLKRHNLSYYVSALHEGFCCGRTEPATCDKSGQQQFDPQSTLRYDAAMLDACRIVVFAITNETRSLAPMTMAAHYIGLGYNVVLCVQMLSSNDTSTNGHKPILSSSAIKDYNRGRAYLIDLAKRHGIPVYEDMEETFDSVINRLRNCTVRYST; encoded by the exons ATGGGTCCACCGCACACGCAAAGTGGGGGGGACGAGGACGCAAATGATTTATTGGCACGGGCGGCCTGTTGTACGGTTTCTCTTACTATACTGGATCAgtatcaacattttttttctctctctccctttcttgCCGTTATCGGTTTTGCAGCAATATCCACGGTCATGATGCGCCCCAGCACGCTGGATATAAAAACAGCATACCACGATGGATGCTACACGTTCATGAG GGACACTTTCAGATGCTGGAAGGCACGGATGGAATCGCCAGAAAGTTCGTACCTCACTGAACTGTTTGCCGATCTGCAGCAGTCCTTGTCGAGGGAGCAAG TGCGGGATATTCTGTTCACGATGAGGAATGTCACACGAGCGCCTGCCATGACAACGTGTCCAAACAACTTGAAAGCGGCCACCACAACACTATCGCCAGCATCACAACCGCAAccgcatcagcagcaacaaaatcaCGCACCATCCGTGCCCCAGGCGCTCAAACAGGAACGACCACAGCTTGGTGAACAGTTAACATTCGGTGAATTTACTGCGATAGCATCCTGTACGAAATGTTTTGG CCGACAGTCATCTTTTCAATCAATGCGGGTGCGCAACGGAGAGGAACTGGACAGCGTGTTGGCGAATCCCGGCACGGCAACGGACACGGAACCATCGGCTGGTCCGGAAGTATTTCTCGGGGGTTCATGCAATCCGACTACCTGGCGAGCGGACGTTGCCATTCCGGCGCTCGACAGGCTCGGCATTTCGTTTTATAATCCA CAAGTATCCCACTGGACACCAGATCTGATCGAACTTGAACACCGCGCCAAGGAAAAGGCGAAGGTACTATTTTTCGTGCTCGACTCCCAGACCCGCTCCACTGCTGGTGCCATCGAGGTGGCACACATCGCCGGGCAGAACTCGAAATATTTATTGCTTGTGCTACTGCCGTACTCCAGCAGACAGAAAATTCTCAATGAAACCCTATCGGAAGA CGAGTATATGGATCTCATGAGTAATCAGCTTATACTAAGGCAACTTGTGCTGCGCCGTGGCCTGCCGGTGTTGGACAGTATTCCCACGGCGTTGGAACAGATCAAGGAAGTTTTGCTCGGCAACTGTTGCCCTCAACCACCAGTGAATCTAGCATCGCGATTAAT CTCTCTGCGACGAACATTCGAGCGAGTTGCAGTGGATATTACGGAAGCGGCCCGAATTAACCTTAAACAATGTCAGCAAGCACTGTGCAGTTTAGGTTATCCCGAAAATGTCAGCACCATGGGCAACATTCAAAACATTCTGCTTTGTTACGAAGAAGTGACCGGGCTCGACGTGCAAACGGAGCTCATTAGACGGGGCGATGCCGAAAATGTACTTATCAGCTTCGAGGAGTTCTGCATAATTGACGCTTGCGTCTCGATACTGATGCTCGATTTCTATGAACACAACTGCACGTCACCAATCAAGGGCACCAACCTTCAGCAACCTCCAGTGTATCTAACGGATCTGCAAG CATGGAACCACACAAATCCGGAACTATCACCGTTCGAGAATGGCTCCGCCAAAAGCCCTCGGACATTTGTTTTGCCCAGAAATGGTGAGGAAACAGTGGCTACACCCAATGGAACAACCGATCCCAGTGTGGCTGGACCACCTAGCAGTAGAAGTAGCAGTGGCAGTGAAATCTGTCGTACCCTATCCGTCGACGCTGATCCGGGCGAGGGACCGAAACTGTCGCCCCTGTTTACCGGTGCACTCCCGGCAGCGATCGACGAACCACGTGCATTTACTTTTGATGGCGATCCCTTCGACGATGACGAACCGTTACTGGGACGGATTGAAGCTCGGGACGTCTATCTCGGGGGAAGTTGTTGGATGAAGACCAgctggcggcaaagatgggcCTTTCCAATGCTGAAGCGCCACAATCTCAGCTACTACGTGTCGGCCCTTCACGAAGGGTTTTGTTGCGGCCGAACGGAACCGGCCACCTGCGACAAGAGCGGCCAGCAGCAGTTTGATCCGCAAAGTACACTGCGCTATGATGCCGCCATGCTCGACGCTTGCCGTATCGTCGTATTTGCGATTACAAATGAAACACGATCTTTAGCACCCATGACAATGGCCGCACACTACATCGGTCTAGGTTACAACGTTGTGCTGTGCGTGCAAATGCTTTCCTCGAACGACACTTCAACGAACGGCCACAAACCAATA CTATCCTCCTCCGCTATCAAAGACTATAACCGCGGGCGGGCCTATTTGATTGATCTGGCCAAACGGCACGGCATTCCAGTGTACGAGGACATGGAGGAAACGTTCGACAGTGTTATCAACCGGTTAAGAAACTGTACTGTAAGATACTCAACCTAG
- the LOC128309426 gene encoding uncharacterized protein LOC128309426 isoform X4, with protein sequence MFWSSFQSMRVRNGEELDSVLANPGTATDTEPSAGPEVFLGGSCNPTTWRADVAIPALDRLGISFYNPQVSHWTPDLIELEHRAKEKAKVLFFVLDSQTRSTAGAIEVAHIAGQNSKYLLLVLLPYSSRQKILNETLSEDEYMDLMSNQLILRQLVLRRGLPVLDSIPTALEQIKEVLLGNCCPQPPVNLASRLISLRRTFERVAVDITEAARINLKQCQQALCSLGYPENVSTMGNIQNILLCYEEVTGLDVQTELIRRGDAENVLISFEEFCIIDACVSILMLDFYEHNCTSPIKGTNLQQPPVYLTDLQAWNHTNPELSPFENGSAKSPRTFVLPRNGEETVATPNGTTDPSVAGPPSSRSSSGSEICRTLSVDADPGEGPKLSPLFTGALPAAIDEPRAFTFDGDPFDDDEPLLGRIEARDVYLGGSCWMKTSWRQRWAFPMLKRHNLSYYVSALHEGFCCGRTEPATCDKSGQQQFDPQSTLRYDAAMLDACRIVVFAITNETRSLAPMTMAAHYIGLGYNVVLCVQMLSSNDTSTNGHKPILSSSAIKDYNRGRAYLIDLAKRHGIPVYEDMEETFDSVINRLRNCTVRYST encoded by the exons ATGTTTTGG TCATCTTTTCAATCAATGCGGGTGCGCAACGGAGAGGAACTGGACAGCGTGTTGGCGAATCCCGGCACGGCAACGGACACGGAACCATCGGCTGGTCCGGAAGTATTTCTCGGGGGTTCATGCAATCCGACTACCTGGCGAGCGGACGTTGCCATTCCGGCGCTCGACAGGCTCGGCATTTCGTTTTATAATCCA CAAGTATCCCACTGGACACCAGATCTGATCGAACTTGAACACCGCGCCAAGGAAAAGGCGAAGGTACTATTTTTCGTGCTCGACTCCCAGACCCGCTCCACTGCTGGTGCCATCGAGGTGGCACACATCGCCGGGCAGAACTCGAAATATTTATTGCTTGTGCTACTGCCGTACTCCAGCAGACAGAAAATTCTCAATGAAACCCTATCGGAAGA CGAGTATATGGATCTCATGAGTAATCAGCTTATACTAAGGCAACTTGTGCTGCGCCGTGGCCTGCCGGTGTTGGACAGTATTCCCACGGCGTTGGAACAGATCAAGGAAGTTTTGCTCGGCAACTGTTGCCCTCAACCACCAGTGAATCTAGCATCGCGATTAAT CTCTCTGCGACGAACATTCGAGCGAGTTGCAGTGGATATTACGGAAGCGGCCCGAATTAACCTTAAACAATGTCAGCAAGCACTGTGCAGTTTAGGTTATCCCGAAAATGTCAGCACCATGGGCAACATTCAAAACATTCTGCTTTGTTACGAAGAAGTGACCGGGCTCGACGTGCAAACGGAGCTCATTAGACGGGGCGATGCCGAAAATGTACTTATCAGCTTCGAGGAGTTCTGCATAATTGACGCTTGCGTCTCGATACTGATGCTCGATTTCTATGAACACAACTGCACGTCACCAATCAAGGGCACCAACCTTCAGCAACCTCCAGTGTATCTAACGGATCTGCAAG CATGGAACCACACAAATCCGGAACTATCACCGTTCGAGAATGGCTCCGCCAAAAGCCCTCGGACATTTGTTTTGCCCAGAAATGGTGAGGAAACAGTGGCTACACCCAATGGAACAACCGATCCCAGTGTGGCTGGACCACCTAGCAGTAGAAGTAGCAGTGGCAGTGAAATCTGTCGTACCCTATCCGTCGACGCTGATCCGGGCGAGGGACCGAAACTGTCGCCCCTGTTTACCGGTGCACTCCCGGCAGCGATCGACGAACCACGTGCATTTACTTTTGATGGCGATCCCTTCGACGATGACGAACCGTTACTGGGACGGATTGAAGCTCGGGACGTCTATCTCGGGGGAAGTTGTTGGATGAAGACCAgctggcggcaaagatgggcCTTTCCAATGCTGAAGCGCCACAATCTCAGCTACTACGTGTCGGCCCTTCACGAAGGGTTTTGTTGCGGCCGAACGGAACCGGCCACCTGCGACAAGAGCGGCCAGCAGCAGTTTGATCCGCAAAGTACACTGCGCTATGATGCCGCCATGCTCGACGCTTGCCGTATCGTCGTATTTGCGATTACAAATGAAACACGATCTTTAGCACCCATGACAATGGCCGCACACTACATCGGTCTAGGTTACAACGTTGTGCTGTGCGTGCAAATGCTTTCCTCGAACGACACTTCAACGAACGGCCACAAACCAATA CTATCCTCCTCCGCTATCAAAGACTATAACCGCGGGCGGGCCTATTTGATTGATCTGGCCAAACGGCACGGCATTCCAGTGTACGAGGACATGGAGGAAACGTTCGACAGTGTTATCAACCGGTTAAGAAACTGTACTGTAAGATACTCAACCTAG
- the LOC128309426 gene encoding uncharacterized protein LOC128309426 isoform X3, protein MMRPSTLDIKTAYHDGCYTFMRDTFRCWKARMESPESSYLTELFADLQQSLSREQVRDILFTMRNVTRAPAMTTCPNNLKAATTTLSPASQPQPHQQQQNHAPSVPQALKQERPQLGEQLTFGEFTAIASCTKCFGRQSSFQSMRVRNGEELDSVLANPGTATDTEPSAGPEVFLGGSCNPTTWRADVAIPALDRLGISFYNPQVSHWTPDLIELEHRAKEKAKVLFFVLDSQTRSTAGAIEVAHIAGQNSKYLLLVLLPYSSRQKILNETLSEDEYMDLMSNQLILRQLVLRRGLPVLDSIPTALEQIKEVLLGNCCPQPPVNLASRLISLRRTFERVAVDITEAARINLKQCQQALCSLGYPENVSTMGNIQNILLCYEEVTGLDVQTELIRRGDAENVLISFEEFCIIDACVSILMLDFYEHNCTSPIKGTNLQQPPVYLTDLQAWNHTNPELSPFENGSAKSPRTFVLPRNGEETVATPNGTTDPSVAGPPSSRSSSGSEICRTLSVDADPGEGPKLSPLFTGALPAAIDEPRAFTFDGDPFDDDEPLLGRIEARDVYLGGSCWMKTSWRQRWAFPMLKRHNLSYYVSALHEGFCCGRTEPATCDKSGQQQFDPQSTLRYDAAMLDACRIVVFAITNETRSLAPMTMAAHYIGLGYNVVLCVQMLSSNDTSTNGHKPILSSSAIKDYNRGRAYLIDLAKRHGIPVYEDMEETFDSVINRLRNCTVRYST, encoded by the exons ATGATGCGCCCCAGCACGCTGGATATAAAAACAGCATACCACGATGGATGCTACACGTTCATGAG GGACACTTTCAGATGCTGGAAGGCACGGATGGAATCGCCAGAAAGTTCGTACCTCACTGAACTGTTTGCCGATCTGCAGCAGTCCTTGTCGAGGGAGCAAG TGCGGGATATTCTGTTCACGATGAGGAATGTCACACGAGCGCCTGCCATGACAACGTGTCCAAACAACTTGAAAGCGGCCACCACAACACTATCGCCAGCATCACAACCGCAAccgcatcagcagcaacaaaatcaCGCACCATCCGTGCCCCAGGCGCTCAAACAGGAACGACCACAGCTTGGTGAACAGTTAACATTCGGTGAATTTACTGCGATAGCATCCTGTACGAAATGTTTTGG CCGACAGTCATCTTTTCAATCAATGCGGGTGCGCAACGGAGAGGAACTGGACAGCGTGTTGGCGAATCCCGGCACGGCAACGGACACGGAACCATCGGCTGGTCCGGAAGTATTTCTCGGGGGTTCATGCAATCCGACTACCTGGCGAGCGGACGTTGCCATTCCGGCGCTCGACAGGCTCGGCATTTCGTTTTATAATCCA CAAGTATCCCACTGGACACCAGATCTGATCGAACTTGAACACCGCGCCAAGGAAAAGGCGAAGGTACTATTTTTCGTGCTCGACTCCCAGACCCGCTCCACTGCTGGTGCCATCGAGGTGGCACACATCGCCGGGCAGAACTCGAAATATTTATTGCTTGTGCTACTGCCGTACTCCAGCAGACAGAAAATTCTCAATGAAACCCTATCGGAAGA CGAGTATATGGATCTCATGAGTAATCAGCTTATACTAAGGCAACTTGTGCTGCGCCGTGGCCTGCCGGTGTTGGACAGTATTCCCACGGCGTTGGAACAGATCAAGGAAGTTTTGCTCGGCAACTGTTGCCCTCAACCACCAGTGAATCTAGCATCGCGATTAAT CTCTCTGCGACGAACATTCGAGCGAGTTGCAGTGGATATTACGGAAGCGGCCCGAATTAACCTTAAACAATGTCAGCAAGCACTGTGCAGTTTAGGTTATCCCGAAAATGTCAGCACCATGGGCAACATTCAAAACATTCTGCTTTGTTACGAAGAAGTGACCGGGCTCGACGTGCAAACGGAGCTCATTAGACGGGGCGATGCCGAAAATGTACTTATCAGCTTCGAGGAGTTCTGCATAATTGACGCTTGCGTCTCGATACTGATGCTCGATTTCTATGAACACAACTGCACGTCACCAATCAAGGGCACCAACCTTCAGCAACCTCCAGTGTATCTAACGGATCTGCAAG CATGGAACCACACAAATCCGGAACTATCACCGTTCGAGAATGGCTCCGCCAAAAGCCCTCGGACATTTGTTTTGCCCAGAAATGGTGAGGAAACAGTGGCTACACCCAATGGAACAACCGATCCCAGTGTGGCTGGACCACCTAGCAGTAGAAGTAGCAGTGGCAGTGAAATCTGTCGTACCCTATCCGTCGACGCTGATCCGGGCGAGGGACCGAAACTGTCGCCCCTGTTTACCGGTGCACTCCCGGCAGCGATCGACGAACCACGTGCATTTACTTTTGATGGCGATCCCTTCGACGATGACGAACCGTTACTGGGACGGATTGAAGCTCGGGACGTCTATCTCGGGGGAAGTTGTTGGATGAAGACCAgctggcggcaaagatgggcCTTTCCAATGCTGAAGCGCCACAATCTCAGCTACTACGTGTCGGCCCTTCACGAAGGGTTTTGTTGCGGCCGAACGGAACCGGCCACCTGCGACAAGAGCGGCCAGCAGCAGTTTGATCCGCAAAGTACACTGCGCTATGATGCCGCCATGCTCGACGCTTGCCGTATCGTCGTATTTGCGATTACAAATGAAACACGATCTTTAGCACCCATGACAATGGCCGCACACTACATCGGTCTAGGTTACAACGTTGTGCTGTGCGTGCAAATGCTTTCCTCGAACGACACTTCAACGAACGGCCACAAACCAATA CTATCCTCCTCCGCTATCAAAGACTATAACCGCGGGCGGGCCTATTTGATTGATCTGGCCAAACGGCACGGCATTCCAGTGTACGAGGACATGGAGGAAACGTTCGACAGTGTTATCAACCGGTTAAGAAACTGTACTGTAAGATACTCAACCTAG
- the LOC128309426 gene encoding uncharacterized protein LOC128309426 isoform X2 codes for MHSCLKTISTVMMRPSTLDIKTAYHDGCYTFMRDTFRCWKARMESPESSYLTELFADLQQSLSREQVRDILFTMRNVTRAPAMTTCPNNLKAATTTLSPASQPQPHQQQQNHAPSVPQALKQERPQLGEQLTFGEFTAIASCTKCFGRQSSFQSMRVRNGEELDSVLANPGTATDTEPSAGPEVFLGGSCNPTTWRADVAIPALDRLGISFYNPQVSHWTPDLIELEHRAKEKAKVLFFVLDSQTRSTAGAIEVAHIAGQNSKYLLLVLLPYSSRQKILNETLSEDEYMDLMSNQLILRQLVLRRGLPVLDSIPTALEQIKEVLLGNCCPQPPVNLASRLISLRRTFERVAVDITEAARINLKQCQQALCSLGYPENVSTMGNIQNILLCYEEVTGLDVQTELIRRGDAENVLISFEEFCIIDACVSILMLDFYEHNCTSPIKGTNLQQPPVYLTDLQAWNHTNPELSPFENGSAKSPRTFVLPRNGEETVATPNGTTDPSVAGPPSSRSSSGSEICRTLSVDADPGEGPKLSPLFTGALPAAIDEPRAFTFDGDPFDDDEPLLGRIEARDVYLGGSCWMKTSWRQRWAFPMLKRHNLSYYVSALHEGFCCGRTEPATCDKSGQQQFDPQSTLRYDAAMLDACRIVVFAITNETRSLAPMTMAAHYIGLGYNVVLCVQMLSSNDTSTNGHKPILSSSAIKDYNRGRAYLIDLAKRHGIPVYEDMEETFDSVINRLRNCTVRYST; via the exons ATGCACAGTTGCTTGAAAA CAATATCCACGGTCATGATGCGCCCCAGCACGCTGGATATAAAAACAGCATACCACGATGGATGCTACACGTTCATGAG GGACACTTTCAGATGCTGGAAGGCACGGATGGAATCGCCAGAAAGTTCGTACCTCACTGAACTGTTTGCCGATCTGCAGCAGTCCTTGTCGAGGGAGCAAG TGCGGGATATTCTGTTCACGATGAGGAATGTCACACGAGCGCCTGCCATGACAACGTGTCCAAACAACTTGAAAGCGGCCACCACAACACTATCGCCAGCATCACAACCGCAAccgcatcagcagcaacaaaatcaCGCACCATCCGTGCCCCAGGCGCTCAAACAGGAACGACCACAGCTTGGTGAACAGTTAACATTCGGTGAATTTACTGCGATAGCATCCTGTACGAAATGTTTTGG CCGACAGTCATCTTTTCAATCAATGCGGGTGCGCAACGGAGAGGAACTGGACAGCGTGTTGGCGAATCCCGGCACGGCAACGGACACGGAACCATCGGCTGGTCCGGAAGTATTTCTCGGGGGTTCATGCAATCCGACTACCTGGCGAGCGGACGTTGCCATTCCGGCGCTCGACAGGCTCGGCATTTCGTTTTATAATCCA CAAGTATCCCACTGGACACCAGATCTGATCGAACTTGAACACCGCGCCAAGGAAAAGGCGAAGGTACTATTTTTCGTGCTCGACTCCCAGACCCGCTCCACTGCTGGTGCCATCGAGGTGGCACACATCGCCGGGCAGAACTCGAAATATTTATTGCTTGTGCTACTGCCGTACTCCAGCAGACAGAAAATTCTCAATGAAACCCTATCGGAAGA CGAGTATATGGATCTCATGAGTAATCAGCTTATACTAAGGCAACTTGTGCTGCGCCGTGGCCTGCCGGTGTTGGACAGTATTCCCACGGCGTTGGAACAGATCAAGGAAGTTTTGCTCGGCAACTGTTGCCCTCAACCACCAGTGAATCTAGCATCGCGATTAAT CTCTCTGCGACGAACATTCGAGCGAGTTGCAGTGGATATTACGGAAGCGGCCCGAATTAACCTTAAACAATGTCAGCAAGCACTGTGCAGTTTAGGTTATCCCGAAAATGTCAGCACCATGGGCAACATTCAAAACATTCTGCTTTGTTACGAAGAAGTGACCGGGCTCGACGTGCAAACGGAGCTCATTAGACGGGGCGATGCCGAAAATGTACTTATCAGCTTCGAGGAGTTCTGCATAATTGACGCTTGCGTCTCGATACTGATGCTCGATTTCTATGAACACAACTGCACGTCACCAATCAAGGGCACCAACCTTCAGCAACCTCCAGTGTATCTAACGGATCTGCAAG CATGGAACCACACAAATCCGGAACTATCACCGTTCGAGAATGGCTCCGCCAAAAGCCCTCGGACATTTGTTTTGCCCAGAAATGGTGAGGAAACAGTGGCTACACCCAATGGAACAACCGATCCCAGTGTGGCTGGACCACCTAGCAGTAGAAGTAGCAGTGGCAGTGAAATCTGTCGTACCCTATCCGTCGACGCTGATCCGGGCGAGGGACCGAAACTGTCGCCCCTGTTTACCGGTGCACTCCCGGCAGCGATCGACGAACCACGTGCATTTACTTTTGATGGCGATCCCTTCGACGATGACGAACCGTTACTGGGACGGATTGAAGCTCGGGACGTCTATCTCGGGGGAAGTTGTTGGATGAAGACCAgctggcggcaaagatgggcCTTTCCAATGCTGAAGCGCCACAATCTCAGCTACTACGTGTCGGCCCTTCACGAAGGGTTTTGTTGCGGCCGAACGGAACCGGCCACCTGCGACAAGAGCGGCCAGCAGCAGTTTGATCCGCAAAGTACACTGCGCTATGATGCCGCCATGCTCGACGCTTGCCGTATCGTCGTATTTGCGATTACAAATGAAACACGATCTTTAGCACCCATGACAATGGCCGCACACTACATCGGTCTAGGTTACAACGTTGTGCTGTGCGTGCAAATGCTTTCCTCGAACGACACTTCAACGAACGGCCACAAACCAATA CTATCCTCCTCCGCTATCAAAGACTATAACCGCGGGCGGGCCTATTTGATTGATCTGGCCAAACGGCACGGCATTCCAGTGTACGAGGACATGGAGGAAACGTTCGACAGTGTTATCAACCGGTTAAGAAACTGTACTGTAAGATACTCAACCTAG